TTTACTTTTGTATATTAAGATTATAACGTGACACTTTATGTTTATCACTCTAACAATGATCACTGAATCAATCTCAATGAATAAATAAGATGAATCatttagtaatatatatttctcctatgaatataattatttgatattaataCGTGATCGTCTTAAACGCATACTAGACACACATTTTCTACACTAATAATTCAGCGTCTATATAttcattatgaaaaaaaatgataattatataatatgaatgcttttaaatctttttttaaataaaattatctttattttttctaaattttaaattaatcgtTTCGGTGCCATTATTTATATCCAAGTACATTAAAGTAAAACTAACACGGAATGAGCtgtttaataacaaaaatacaaaattgcCGACATAACAATTTTGCACATcatgtttaaatatttgatgATTTCCTTCTCCATGATcgatcaataaaaatattataaaatttacttttataacaaCTGAAGTTAACTTATaagtttttcataaatttaaatatttttaattaactttttattatatcttttactttgttgaatatttgaaaaaatatatatatatatatatatatatatatatatatatatattatttaggtAATGTGGtctttatcttatttaattattttaatgggTTAAGAAATGTGAAGTTTAATACTTAACGTAACATATAGATTATATAAAACGACgagtaaattttattattttaattaaaaacgtGTTAGAAAGTAATAAATTGTGAACATCACCTTGCGATGATAGTATTGAAAGctattaaaaaaaagacatCGACGAAACCCATCACTTTGATTGTTGTAAGTAATATTGTGATTAGTGTTCTTATATACactattaattaaaacaataaatttcacttattatttatattaatataatattattttatattaattacaaaatttgatattttttaacatgTGATAAGTGAATAAAACGATCTGATAagataataattacataaaataaagttaaataaataatagaaaataaattaaaaatatataatttaacttttgtaaacaaaaaaaactcaattaaaaattacaaaaacttaaataattagatatatgccaatataaatattaatttagtaaCTAGATAACATCAGCTAATTCATAATTGTTTCAACTATTTTCTCACTTAGGTATAGTGTTATCAAAATGGGTTAGAACTTAAGTTAATTCCTGTAGACGTATATTTGTCGGCTGTCCACCTAAACCGGAGGTGATTATAGATGCTATAACAAAACTTCATTAGAAAATATCTCGAgaaatcactagtaaaaaagaaGCTTTTTAACACGCTATATATGTCTCGGTTTTACTGAAAtcgaagcgtataaaagcgcggtggcatttttgtagttttagaGAACTTATATACCTCGGTTTATAGGAAACTAAAGCGTAAAAcgtctattgcctcggttaagtcataaaccgaggcataaagtcgcACCAGTGCACACTTAAATCACGTGATAGAAGCTAACATAATTTTTGAATAAGGTCTACTGCTTCGGGTGTGAGTAGAACCGAAGTAGAAAAGTTTTCCAACATCTGTTACGcgtcaaccgaggcatataacgcgtatatgtttttaaattttaattattttctgaCACTTTAGGCATCGGGTATGCTTGAAACGGAGGTCGTATGCCTCTATTACCTTAGGTAAATCTGTAACCAAGGTAGTATAGCGTTTTATAACCTCGTAGATAtcactcttcctcttcttctctcttgctCAAATCTCCTTCTCACTGTTCCTCTTCTTATCTCTCGCTCAAATCTCCTTCTCATtgttcctcttcttttctctcgcTCTCTTTGCTTTCACTGTTCTCCGATCACCCTGAAATAGCCACCACTCTGCTTGAAACGGAGCCACCACTCTGTCGCTGTTCTCGCGCAAGATTCAGCCTCACATTGCCTCCCGCTGCGTCGTCCCCTGCTTCTCGCGCAACCGCTTCGCTGCCTTGCCGTCACGCTCCCTCGCAGCGCCTCCGCATCCGTCATCGCGCCTCCGCCTCCGTCGTCGCGCCTCCGCCTCCGTCGTCGCGCCTCCGCCTCCGTCGATGCAACCTAAAACCTAGACGAAGGGAAGGTTCTGCATCCAACCTCTCCTTCAATGTCGCCGCTCCGTTATTGTCGCCCAAAGCCTATGGCTGCATCCAACCTCCTCCCGCGGAAGCCTATTCCTCCGTCTCCGCCCCCAAAGCCCATGGCCACATCCTCATCTTGACCCGTCCCACCCCCAAACCCGTCACGCCTCCCACCCCGCAACCCCAACTCCACCACCAATCGACACCCAATCCGATCCATCAAACCCAGGACCAGTTGGAACCGCCACCGGACGCGATCTCACTCTGCCACCGGACGCGATCTCGCTCCGCCCCCTCAGTCGAACTGGCACCGCTTCCTCATTCTCGTCTCTCcctgttcaatatttttttacttggaCTATGTATGAATGATTGGATTATTATGTGTTTTGCTGGATTAGAATTTTCATTGGCCTTTTCAGAGTTTGCTACTGGTTCATGAGAGGCGTTGCGGTTCTTGAGAGGCTCCTTGCGGTTCTTGAGAGGCTCCTTGCGGTTCTTGAGGGCATGCCTTCTTACGGTTCCCGTCGAGGGCAGGGAGGGGGATCCAGCGGGAAAAGTTGCGACGGTGTTTTCGGCGGGGTTCTTTGAGCTTGGGATTTGGGTTTGAGGGTTTGGGTTTGAGGGTGAAGTGCACGGGCACGACCATCGAAGGAAGAAGGGAAAAGTGCTACCTTGCTTACTGGCCGGAGAACTGAACAGCGTGGTGATTAGGAAGGAAAGCTTGAAGGTAGCAGTGGTCAACAAGCAATGTTAAGAGATGAGGATGGTTGTTTACCAGCTTTGGGAACATCAACAAGATCATTCCACAGTGAATCAATATCCTAAAggttgaaaaaaataagaaaaaaaatacgttACTTCCTCGGTTACCTAAAAACTGAGACATAATCTCATCCTTCTTGACTCAgttcataaccgaggcataaaacttacccctttttacctcgcctgtatatgcctcgattgtagaaccggtgcctataagcaaAAGTAACGGGTGTCATTTCTTCTTACTGCACTAATGAATATATGAAGATCCAATGAGTTTTCAACGAGAGAATAGATGCTTTACCACCAACCATAAGTTTCATGTTGGATATAGTACTTGTATTGGCAATTAATGTCAAGAATTTTCTATCAACCGCCATCTATTTTATAGATATTGTctgacacatttttttaaagtacAATAATAAGAAGCTCACTACAAGGTCGGGCCGGGTTAGGtttgaaaaaatgaaatttttttatacaagcCAATTTTCAACCCGTCTCACTTAAAACCgactcacacgggttgaacACGTGGTGAGTCAAGTTGACTCACcaatccacctaatttaatttaattatttattattttgtgtttcaatattattatttaacatttgtttattatattgtaaatgagaataaagaaaaatatgtttcaaagacaacaaaatattgtaaatttatCCATTGAAAACTCTAATCTTACATATGTACaagtgacacaaaaattatcaatattgtcaacacccaatttcgttcgggtaagtaaatatttaaaaataataaaaaaaataagagaataataattaatggtgggtttaaagggataaaataataactttaataccaaacataatatttttgaaatgttaatttaatatggtaatactttgaattaatattatgctaataattataagcaataactaaaatagtatattaatataatttgttgcatcagttatttaatttgttttctggcAACCAAGACCATTTCTTTtcgtattttgttttattgtcatttaattcacaattaaggcaaAATTGCCATAATATTAcagtgtgtatataaatacgcactctgaaaaaagatagagagaagcatgcagaaataatagaaaaagagtataaaaaaaataggttctCACTTGTAAGAGTTCTGTCAACGGCAATCATCAAAGAAGAAAGAGGAAAGTACTAAAAGCTAAAAATGTATGTTACCTCCACaccattctttttctctttttattgaactctgaagtttttttctaaaggtatttttttttcatatacacATATTTATCCCGGTTGCgacaaatattataaacttatttattagctttttgggtttgattttagattatatttgagttgtatgttaattttttattttgaattggtttttgaatttaacattttaaagaaaaattatttaaatttaaattaaaaaaatattatattttttttaattaaaaaactttaattaagtAACTAGAGTCAATCCGTTTAATCACCTGAAAGGCCGAGCCCTCCGTTTAATCACCTGAAAGGCCGAGCCCGATTTGACAGGTACTTGCTATGTAATAACGTCACATGGACAACGAAATACACGTTgaaagaaatatagaaaattaaatatgacaTGGAAAAATACGACATACATGTCAATGAATCCATACAAAATAACAATTCATGCTGTCTTGCCTCAACAAGTGCTGAAGGGAGGTGCAAGCAGAGGTAGGCGGTGTAGAGGAGAAATGTTAGTGTgcaggagagagagagaggtgcgacgtaaatgtaaattaaaagaaaatgtggAAGAGAGAGGGATTTGGTTCTTAAACTTCATCAGGAATCAAGATTCCGTCATTAGAAGTAATTATGAGTTTATTACGTATGAGGACAAAAAATGATCAGATTCTGTTTCCCCTAATTTGTGAATAATTAAGAAATCTTCATTATTTGGAGAAATCTCTATCTTTCAATAAAACTATATGAAAATGGTTGGTCAAGAAAAGAGGAGCAGAATCATTTAGCAGTGCAATACCTCGGAAATTCATCCAAACCAAGAACATTGaccaatagaaaaaaaataaaatctaagaGTGCTTTCCCAATATAATTTGACATATTCTTTATGTTCAGAAATTATATTCccaatataatttctttatgaaaatatattaatcaaatatatttatagagaTACAGCTGGAAGTTCTGTTTGTTTAAActagtaatattttatattttgacataaatatataatacttttttcttttgaattttgtttatttaataatgCTTAATTTATTGTCATACATTCTTGAATTTGTcaactttttgtttatttttttcatttcataataTGTAAAAAAAGTTGCTAATCGAAAAATTAAAGTGGTTGACCACAATTATATTAAAgaacaataattataaacaatgtaagtaaatttaataaaatgtaacaaacaaataaaaagagtCAGAGGAATACGGATTATAAATTAACGAAAATAAGTTGTAGAATTGTAAATaacattgaaaaaattaatgcaCTACAAATTTAGGAATCATATAGGAATACAGGTGGCCTTTCTTGTTATTACAGGTTGGAGTTTCTAATTGTCGTGTGTTAAAAGTTCAAAACGTCATTATGAAAAAATGGTCAaagtacaaattttaattagtgAATTGATATTCATTAATGATCATAAATAAGTTGTTTAGTTAAGCACTCAACCTATAATGCCATGAGTAAAGAGATCTCCTTCGATATTGTCAActtcaattaatattaataaataaacttatgaAGAAACATAGTATAATCAACATGCTAATAAAATCTATATTTGGCAATACCTTTTGTATTTCTTGCGCAGCTCTTCGTGTGTATCGACGTCACATGTACATATCTATATTTTGACGAAACTATGTTGGGAAAGTATTGGGCAAATTCCAATTAGTATTTTACtaaatgattaatattattttattcttatttgttTTGACTTTTACTAACTATTCTTAAGAAAAGAACTTCAAagctaataaaaaataaatattctctCTATACGAAAAGAATATTAATATCTTAAGTgtaaaaggaaataaaacaattcagtattaaaggtaaaataaattaaggattttatttaactaataaGTTTTTTCATTGTTACTCTATCTCACATTCCACTTGTTGTTTTAATGTAACTTCCCACCAACGTACCAAATTCATCTGAAGTTGCTAAGTATTTTCCATTGATGATATGAAAAGTATCTTATTAGTGAGGTcaactaataatattttatgagatgTAGGTATAATTCATATGCCTATATAAAGCATTCCTTCTCATTCTCATGGTTTATCCATCTTTTCCAGTCTTAAACATCAGTGTGAGAAAAGCATATAAACATGTATAGAGTAGCAAAGGCATCAGAGTATCTTGTGATAACTGGAGTTGGAATCACAGACATAAAGCTTGCAAAGAAAGCATGGATTCTCCCAGGGCAGTCATGCAGCGTCTTCGACCTCTCTCCTGTGAACTACACTTTCGAGGTTCAAGCCATGAGCGCAGAGAAGCTCCCTTTCATTCTCCCCGCTGTCTTCACCATCGGTCCCAGAGTCGACAACCACGACAGCCTTCTCAAATACGCCAAACTTCTCTCTTCCCACGACAAGCTCTCGCACCACGTTAAGGAGCTAGTCCAGGGCATCATCGAGGGAGAGACACGTGTCCTTGCGGCATCCATGACCATGGAGGATGTTTTCAGAGGCACCAAGTCGTTTAAACAGGAAGTGTTTGACAAGGTTCAGTTGGAGCTCAACCAATTTGGGCTTCTCATCTACAATGCCAACGTGAAGCAACTGGTGGACGTGGTTGGCCACGAGTACTTCTCTTATTTGGGTCAGAAGACTCAGATGGAGGCTGCCAACCAAGCCAAGGTTGACGTGGCAGAGGCAAGGATGAAGGGAGAGGTTGGAGCCAAGTCGAGGGAGGGGCAGACGTTGCAGAACGCTGCGAGGATCGATGCGGAGACAAAGATAATATCGACGCAGAGGCATGGAGAGGGAGTGAAGGAGGAGATAAAGGTGAAGACGGAGGTGAAGGTGTTTGAGAATGAGCGAGAGGCGGTGGTGGCGGAGGCTAATTCTGAGCTTGCGAAGAAAAAGGCTGTGTGGGCACAAACGGCGCAGGTGGCAGAAGTGGAGGCCACAAAAGCAGTCGCACTAAGGGAAGCCGAGTTGCAGAGAGAGGTTGAGAGGATGAACGCTCTCACTAGGACAGAGAAGCTTAAAGCCGAGTTCCTC
This Vigna angularis cultivar LongXiaoDou No.4 chromosome 4, ASM1680809v1, whole genome shotgun sequence DNA region includes the following protein-coding sequences:
- the LOC108331164 gene encoding flotillin-like protein 4 gives rise to the protein MYRVAKASEYLVITGVGITDIKLAKKAWILPGQSCSVFDLSPVNYTFEVQAMSAEKLPFILPAVFTIGPRVDNHDSLLKYAKLLSSHDKLSHHVKELVQGIIEGETRVLAASMTMEDVFRGTKSFKQEVFDKVQLELNQFGLLIYNANVKQLVDVVGHEYFSYLGQKTQMEAANQAKVDVAEARMKGEVGAKSREGQTLQNAARIDAETKIISTQRHGEGVKEEIKVKTEVKVFENEREAVVAEANSELAKKKAVWAQTAQVAEVEATKAVALREAELQREVERMNALTRTEKLKAEFLSKASVEYETKVQEANWELYKKQKAAEAILFEKEKEAEAQKALAEAAYFSRQQAAEAELFAKKKEAEGLVAIGQAQGVYLRTLLDALGGNYGNLRDYLMINNGMFQEIAKTNADAIRGLEPKISIWTNGGNGSDVGGGMKDVANVYKMLPPLFNTVHEQTGMLPPAWMGTLSDKSS